One part of the Halobellus ruber genome encodes these proteins:
- a CDS encoding DNA cytosine methyltransferase, whose protein sequence is MPDANIDRSTVTVLDLFCGGGGLSEGFLRAGYDVVAGVDVDADFLATFEHNHDDALAIRADLSAVDPETFFETHPIDPDAVDVVIGGPPCKGFSIAGHRDPDDERNYLVGSFIDYVEFLEPEAFVMENVPGIKSMADGDTLRSILEGFRRAGYEKPAYETLNAADYGVPQNRRRVIFQGRRDGSIPTYPDRTHGPAEQTTLTGTRLEPYVTVAEALLERDGGETAIEDLPNHETTDHSAEMVERIAEVDPGESLYESYGDSWRRLEADEPAITIKENHNAPFIHPEADRVGTVRECAILQSFPDDYVFQGPKSTQLKVVGNAVPPRLANAVAEALAGDLAAMRDAAVADSE, encoded by the coding sequence ATGCCGGACGCCAACATCGACCGTTCGACGGTCACCGTGCTCGATCTGTTCTGCGGCGGCGGCGGGCTCTCGGAGGGGTTCCTCCGGGCCGGCTACGACGTCGTCGCCGGCGTCGACGTCGACGCGGACTTCCTTGCGACCTTCGAGCACAACCACGACGACGCCTTGGCGATCCGGGCGGACCTCTCCGCGGTCGATCCGGAGACGTTCTTCGAGACCCACCCGATCGACCCCGACGCCGTCGACGTCGTGATCGGCGGTCCGCCGTGCAAGGGGTTCAGCATCGCGGGCCACCGCGACCCCGACGACGAGCGGAACTACCTCGTCGGGAGTTTCATCGACTACGTCGAGTTTCTCGAACCCGAGGCGTTCGTCATGGAGAACGTCCCCGGGATCAAATCGATGGCGGACGGCGACACCCTCCGGTCGATCCTGGAGGGCTTTCGGCGGGCGGGCTACGAGAAGCCCGCCTACGAGACGCTGAACGCCGCGGACTACGGCGTCCCCCAGAACCGCCGGCGCGTGATCTTCCAGGGTCGCCGTGACGGCTCGATCCCGACCTATCCCGACCGCACGCACGGTCCCGCCGAGCAGACCACGCTGACCGGAACGCGGCTGGAGCCGTACGTGACCGTCGCGGAAGCGCTCTTGGAGCGGGACGGCGGGGAGACGGCGATCGAGGACCTCCCGAACCACGAGACCACCGACCACTCCGCGGAGATGGTCGAGCGGATCGCCGAGGTCGACCCCGGCGAGAGCCTCTATGAGAGTTACGGCGACAGCTGGCGCCGGCTCGAAGCGGACGAACCCGCGATCACGATCAAGGAGAACCACAACGCGCCGTTCATCCATCCCGAGGCCGACCGGGTGGGGACGGTCAGGGAGTGTGCGATCCTCCAGTCGTTCCCCGACGACTACGTCTTCCAGGGGCCGAAGAGCACCCAGCTGAAGGTCGTCGGCAACGCGGTCCCCCCGCGGCTCGCGAACGCCGTCGCGGAGGCGCTGGCGGGCGACCTCGCGGCGATGCGGGACGCCGCGGTCGCCGACAGCGAGTGA
- a CDS encoding PhzF family phenazine biosynthesis isomerase, which translates to MRNAIHLVDVFARERYAGNQLAVVEDADSLDDEERQAFAAEIGFSETTFVGERSADGWEVRIFTPEAEIPFAGHPTIGTAHVIREHVTEGRPDTVTLDLDVGAVPVEVRERDGRETLWMTQQPPEFGPELTRGALADVLSLNVADLDGDWPVQVVSTGLPTIVVPLESRAALTDIEIDREAYDAVTGDREAKNVLAFCRDPRDDDNDLAVRVFAPFYGVPEDPATGSSNGCLAAYLVRYRVLGSDEVDARVEQGYEMGRPSLLRLHAHPTDDGIRIEEGGTVVPVARGNLAAGEGR; encoded by the coding sequence GTGCGCAACGCCATCCACCTCGTTGACGTGTTCGCGCGCGAGCGGTACGCCGGCAACCAGTTAGCCGTCGTCGAGGACGCCGATTCCCTCGACGACGAGGAGAGGCAGGCGTTCGCGGCCGAGATCGGGTTTTCCGAGACGACGTTCGTCGGTGAGCGGTCGGCCGACGGGTGGGAGGTCCGCATCTTCACCCCCGAGGCCGAGATCCCGTTCGCCGGGCATCCGACGATCGGGACGGCTCACGTCATCCGCGAACACGTCACCGAGGGCCGGCCTGACACCGTCACCCTCGACCTCGACGTGGGTGCGGTTCCCGTCGAGGTCCGCGAGCGCGACGGCCGGGAGACCCTGTGGATGACCCAGCAGCCGCCCGAGTTCGGACCGGAGCTCACGCGGGGGGCGCTGGCGGACGTCCTCTCGCTGAACGTCGCCGACCTCGACGGCGACTGGCCGGTTCAGGTGGTCTCGACGGGCCTGCCGACGATCGTCGTCCCCCTCGAATCGCGGGCGGCGTTGACCGACATCGAGATCGACCGGGAGGCCTACGACGCGGTGACCGGCGACCGCGAGGCGAAGAACGTCCTGGCGTTCTGCCGGGACCCCCGGGACGACGACAACGACCTCGCCGTCCGCGTGTTCGCGCCGTTCTACGGCGTTCCCGAGGATCCCGCGACCGGCTCGTCGAACGGCTGTCTCGCGGCGTATCTGGTTCGCTATCGGGTGCTCGGGAGCGACGAGGTGGACGCTCGCGTCGAGCAGGGATACGAGATGGGTCGGCCCTCGCTGTTGCGGTTGCACGCGCACCCGACGGATGACGGGATCCGTATCGAGGAAGGAGGGACCGTCGTCCCGGTCGCTCGCGGAAACCTGGCCGCCGGCGAGGGGCGATAA
- the serB gene encoding phosphoserine phosphatase SerB: MRLVAFDFDGTLSDSEMTVLLGERAGVADRMAEITERAMNDELSYAESLRERASLLADLQESDAEAAFDRVRLRPGAAEVIQRLSDAGHHVAILTGGFEPGVERALKREGVAVDTIVANRLPTENRRLTGGVEGPLVTGTKDDALESLAADLDVPLSRTIAVGDGANDLPMLEVAGLSIGYLPKPAVRPACDAVVASMPRLAKLLESHNVVRRGTD; the protein is encoded by the coding sequence ATGCGACTCGTCGCGTTCGACTTCGACGGCACCCTCTCGGACTCGGAGATGACCGTGCTCCTCGGCGAGCGGGCCGGCGTCGCCGACCGGATGGCGGAGATCACCGAGCGGGCGATGAACGACGAACTCTCCTACGCCGAGAGCCTGCGGGAGCGGGCGTCGCTGCTGGCGGACCTCCAGGAGTCCGACGCCGAGGCCGCCTTCGACCGGGTGCGGCTCCGTCCCGGGGCCGCGGAGGTGATCCAGCGGCTTTCCGACGCCGGCCACCACGTCGCGATCCTGACCGGCGGCTTCGAGCCCGGGGTCGAACGCGCACTGAAGCGGGAGGGCGTCGCCGTCGACACCATCGTTGCGAACCGGCTTCCGACCGAGAACCGCCGGCTCACCGGCGGCGTCGAGGGCCCGCTCGTGACCGGGACCAAGGACGACGCCTTAGAGTCGCTCGCCGCCGACCTTGACGTGCCGCTGTCCCGAACCATCGCCGTCGGCGACGGCGCCAACGACCTCCCGATGCTGGAGGTGGCGGGGCTGTCGATCGGCTACCTCCCGAAGCCGGCGGTCCGCCCCGCCTGTGACGCGGTGGTGGCGTCGATGCCGCGGCTGGCGAAGCTACTGGAGAGTCACAACGTCGTTCGGCGGGGGACCGACTGA
- the serA gene encoding phosphoglycerate dehydrogenase, with protein MKVVITDPIDDAGIERLRESGHDVETAYGLSEGALRSAVSDANALVVRSGTEVTEAVFEAAPDLVIVGRAGIGVDNIDIDAATDHGVIVANAPEGNVRAAAEHTVAMSFAVARSIPQAHARLKAGEWAKSDYLGTELNGKVLGIVGLGRVGQEVAKRLDGLGMELVAYDPYISEERADRLGAELVDLNTCLSSADFVTVHTPLTPETEGMISTAELELMGGGFLINCARGGVVDEDALAAAVAEGTLDGAAIDVFAEEPVSPDSPLLDVEEVVVTPHLGASTEAAQENVATSIADQVDAAFAGEPVVNALNAPSVDESAFPRIRPYIGLAETAGIIAAQLLGGRISEIEVAYEGDIADEDVDLVTASALKGVFEPLEWQVNAVNAPRIAEDRGIEVTESKRLQSDDFQSLVTVRVGNDDDSLAVSGTLFAGEDPRIVRIDDYRVDAVPHGKMLVARNADKPGVLGFIGSVLGDHDINIAGMFNSRRDEPGGEALTVYNLDDPVPDSVVETILDDDRMIDVRYLTLNGEYDEE; from the coding sequence GTGAAGGTGGTTATTACGGACCCGATCGACGACGCGGGGATCGAACGGCTCCGCGAGTCGGGTCACGACGTCGAGACGGCCTACGGTCTGTCGGAGGGGGCGCTGCGTTCGGCTGTTTCCGACGCCAACGCCCTGGTCGTCCGCTCCGGAACCGAGGTCACCGAGGCGGTGTTCGAGGCCGCTCCGGACCTGGTCATCGTCGGGCGGGCGGGAATCGGCGTCGACAACATCGACATCGACGCCGCCACCGACCACGGCGTCATCGTCGCGAACGCCCCCGAAGGGAACGTCCGGGCGGCCGCCGAGCACACCGTCGCGATGTCGTTTGCGGTCGCGCGGTCGATCCCGCAGGCCCACGCGCGGCTGAAAGCGGGCGAGTGGGCCAAATCCGACTACCTCGGCACCGAACTCAACGGCAAAGTGCTGGGGATCGTCGGACTCGGCCGGGTGGGCCAGGAGGTCGCCAAACGCCTCGACGGCCTCGGGATGGAGCTCGTCGCTTACGACCCCTACATCAGCGAGGAGCGCGCCGACCGGCTTGGCGCGGAGCTCGTCGACCTGAACACCTGCCTCTCGTCGGCGGACTTCGTGACGGTCCACACGCCGCTGACCCCCGAGACCGAGGGGATGATCTCCACCGCGGAGCTGGAACTGATGGGCGGCGGGTTCCTGATCAACTGCGCCCGCGGCGGGGTGGTCGACGAGGATGCCCTCGCGGCCGCGGTCGCCGAGGGGACGCTCGACGGCGCGGCGATCGACGTCTTCGCCGAGGAGCCGGTCTCGCCCGACAGCCCGCTGCTCGACGTCGAGGAGGTCGTCGTCACCCCCCACCTGGGCGCGTCGACGGAGGCCGCCCAGGAGAACGTCGCGACCTCCATCGCCGACCAGGTCGACGCGGCGTTCGCGGGCGAGCCGGTGGTGAACGCGCTGAACGCCCCCTCCGTCGACGAGAGCGCCTTCCCCCGGATCCGGCCGTACATCGGGCTGGCCGAGACCGCGGGGATCATCGCCGCGCAGCTACTCGGCGGCCGGATCTCCGAGATCGAGGTGGCCTACGAGGGCGACATCGCCGACGAGGACGTCGACCTCGTGACCGCGTCGGCGCTGAAGGGCGTCTTCGAGCCGCTGGAGTGGCAGGTCAACGCGGTCAACGCCCCCCGGATCGCGGAGGATCGCGGGATCGAAGTCACCGAGTCCAAGCGCCTCCAGTCCGACGACTTCCAGAGCCTGGTGACCGTCCGGGTCGGCAACGACGACGACTCGCTTGCGGTCTCCGGGACGCTGTTTGCGGGCGAGGACCCCCGCATCGTCCGCATCGACGACTACCGGGTCGACGCGGTCCCCCACGGGAAGATGCTGGTCGCACGGAACGCCGACAAGCCCGGCGTGTTGGGGTTCATCGGGTCGGTGCTGGGCGACCACGACATCAACATCGCGGGGATGTTCAACTCCCGGCGGGACGAACCCGGCGGCGAGGCGCTCACCGTCTACAACCTCGACGACCCCGTGCCGGACTCGGTCGTCGAGACGATTCTCGACGACGACCGGATGATCGACGTGCGGTATCTGACGCTGAACGGCGAATACGACGAGGAGTAA
- the thrC gene encoding threonine synthase has translation MSLELTAPTPEAPDVAEDGVWLADIETGETYAPFDEIRYTGADGNLLEVRYADPPTFEDFRGQGRGVWRYHAALPFDEGVSLPEGATPLHRAPRLRETVGVRSLRIKHEGMNPTGSFKDRGMTVGVRVAQKLGVGRLACASTGNTSAALAAYGARGGMQTLVLLPAGKVAAGKVAQAALHDARILEVDGNFDNCLDIVQDLAQRGEVYLLNSLNPFRLEGQKTIGLEILEEFREDNGRFPDRIVLPVGNAGNTSALYKAFRELVQSGALDPAEVPKLTGVQAAGSAPMVEAIEHGWPDTERWNEVETIATAIRIGNPVNAPKALPGIRGTGGTAVAVEDDAITEAQRDLAKEGIGVEPASAASVAGLKKLREKGVVGSEEDVVCLTTGHLLKDPDAAYEAGNKPEPVPNDPGAVLEHIGAQ, from the coding sequence ATGAGTCTCGAACTCACCGCGCCCACCCCCGAGGCGCCCGACGTCGCCGAGGACGGCGTCTGGCTCGCCGACATCGAGACGGGCGAGACTTACGCCCCCTTCGACGAGATCCGGTACACCGGCGCGGACGGCAACCTGCTCGAAGTCCGCTACGCCGACCCGCCGACGTTCGAGGACTTCCGCGGGCAGGGCCGCGGCGTCTGGCGGTACCACGCCGCGCTCCCGTTCGACGAGGGCGTCTCACTCCCCGAGGGCGCCACCCCGCTGCACCGGGCCCCGCGGCTGCGCGAGACGGTCGGCGTCCGGAGCCTCCGGATCAAACACGAGGGGATGAACCCCACCGGATCGTTCAAGGACCGCGGAATGACCGTCGGCGTCCGCGTCGCACAGAAGCTCGGCGTCGGCCGGCTTGCGTGTGCCTCCACCGGCAACACCTCGGCGGCGCTTGCGGCCTACGGCGCCCGCGGCGGGATGCAGACCCTCGTGCTGCTGCCCGCCGGCAAGGTCGCCGCGGGGAAGGTCGCACAGGCCGCGCTCCACGACGCCCGAATCTTAGAGGTCGACGGCAACTTCGACAACTGCCTCGACATCGTCCAGGATCTCGCTCAGCGCGGCGAGGTCTACCTGCTGAACTCCTTGAACCCCTTCCGGCTCGAGGGCCAGAAGACGATCGGCCTCGAGATCCTAGAGGAGTTCCGCGAGGACAACGGCCGGTTCCCCGACCGGATCGTCCTGCCCGTCGGCAACGCGGGCAACACCTCCGCGCTGTACAAGGCGTTCCGCGAACTCGTCCAGTCGGGGGCGTTAGACCCAGCGGAGGTCCCGAAGCTCACCGGCGTCCAGGCGGCGGGGTCGGCGCCGATGGTCGAGGCCATCGAACACGGCTGGCCCGACACCGAGCGGTGGAACGAGGTCGAGACCATCGCGACCGCGATCCGGATCGGCAACCCGGTGAACGCCCCGAAGGCCCTCCCCGGCATCCGCGGCACCGGCGGCACCGCCGTCGCGGTCGAGGACGACGCGATCACCGAGGCCCAACGCGACCTCGCGAAGGAGGGAATCGGCGTCGAACCCGCGTCGGCGGCGTCGGTAGCGGGGCTGAAGAAGCTCCGCGAGAAGGGCGTCGTCGGCTCCGAGGAGGACGTCGTCTGTCTCACCACCGGCCACCTCCTGAAGGACCCCGACGCGGCCTACGAGGCGGGCAACAAACCCGAACCGGTCCCGAACGATCCCGGCGCGGTGCTCGAACACATCGGCGCGCAGTAG
- a CDS encoding helix-turn-helix domain-containing protein, translating into MSDTPEMGDLLDAEDPGFQEVLSCVFGIQRHESRTYLTLLDHPGSTVAELADVLDRDRSNINRSLTTLMEKGLAERERRLLDSGGYIYQYTATELPEAKAMLHDALEEWVERVHSSIDDYGGESAS; encoded by the coding sequence ATGAGCGACACGCCGGAGATGGGCGATCTTCTCGACGCCGAGGATCCGGGGTTCCAGGAGGTCCTGTCGTGTGTGTTCGGAATCCAGCGCCACGAAAGTCGGACGTATCTCACGCTGCTCGACCATCCCGGAAGCACCGTCGCGGAACTCGCCGACGTCTTGGACCGCGACCGGAGCAACATCAACCGATCGCTGACGACGCTGATGGAGAAGGGGCTCGCCGAGCGGGAGCGCCGGTTGCTCGACTCCGGCGGGTACATCTACCAGTACACCGCCACCGAACTCCCGGAGGCGAAGGCGATGCTCCACGACGCCTTAGAGGAGTGGGTCGAACGGGTGCACAGCAGCATCGACGATTACGGCGGGGAGTCGGCGTCGTGA
- a CDS encoding DUF5789 family protein — translation METEIRLNRIDAVLEELDYPVTPPAVADACGDVVVRLAEGTVTVGDVVAESNAEEFDSSEDLEMEIMNLLPRDAVGEPFQSDGDA, via the coding sequence ATGGAAACGGAGATCAGACTCAACCGGATCGACGCCGTCCTCGAAGAACTCGACTACCCGGTCACGCCGCCGGCCGTGGCCGACGCCTGCGGCGACGTCGTCGTCCGCCTCGCGGAGGGAACGGTCACGGTCGGCGACGTGGTGGCGGAGTCGAACGCCGAGGAGTTCGACTCCAGCGAGGACCTGGAGATGGAGATTATGAACCTCCTCCCGCGGGACGCGGTCGGGGAACCGTTCCAGTCCGACGGTGACGCGTGA
- a CDS encoding DUF5828 family protein — MEESVSGFKVRGAWGDVVEHGERITRALRDAGVDGDAFEEWDEWRPKSHERLREDVSEKTAEQASVAEGEGEKAGKDPDEDLQTAGERLSESYEHVENGDSDEAVERWSESLGYVARAADSAGRRALRRVENTVYQRVMTQIAPYYFDNELVSANIQKSTRGEGDVEFVFEVNVNDDDLKDEVSTRLGEFDDEVTRWHVDTEKKTETVEAVEGVEPPEPEGRSRSTTN; from the coding sequence ATGGAAGAGAGTGTCTCCGGATTCAAAGTTCGGGGGGCCTGGGGGGACGTGGTCGAACACGGCGAGCGGATCACCCGGGCGCTCCGCGATGCCGGCGTCGACGGCGACGCCTTCGAGGAGTGGGACGAGTGGCGGCCGAAGTCCCACGAACGCCTCCGCGAGGACGTCAGCGAAAAAACCGCCGAACAGGCCAGCGTCGCCGAGGGGGAGGGCGAGAAGGCCGGCAAGGATCCTGACGAGGACCTCCAGACCGCGGGCGAGCGCCTCTCGGAGTCCTACGAGCACGTCGAGAACGGCGACAGCGATGAGGCCGTCGAACGGTGGTCGGAGTCGCTGGGCTACGTCGCTCGCGCCGCCGACTCCGCCGGCCGGCGGGCGCTCCGCCGCGTCGAGAACACGGTCTACCAGCGGGTGATGACCCAGATCGCGCCGTACTACTTCGACAACGAACTGGTGAGCGCCAACATCCAGAAGTCAACCCGCGGGGAGGGCGACGTCGAGTTCGTCTTCGAGGTGAACGTCAACGACGACGACCTCAAAGACGAGGTCAGCACCCGACTCGGCGAGTTCGACGACGAGGTGACGCGGTGGCACGTCGACACCGAGAAGAAAACCGAGACCGTCGAGGCCGTCGAGGGCGTCGAACCCCCGGAGCCGGAGGGACGGTCGCGGTCGACGACCAACTGA
- a CDS encoding cupin domain-containing protein — MGYEVVDGRDVSPAEGRPCELRRLTAGTDLSTLAVNRYRADPGEKIPLKYHYHDEQEEAFYVLSGTLVVETPDGEYTVESGSLFAVTPESPHRAHNPADADAAVEVLAMGAPADEGNVYPYDPDDGGS, encoded by the coding sequence ATGGGATACGAAGTAGTGGACGGCCGGGACGTGAGCCCGGCCGAGGGCCGACCGTGTGAACTTCGCCGACTCACCGCGGGGACGGACCTGTCGACGCTCGCGGTCAACCGCTACCGCGCGGACCCGGGCGAGAAGATCCCCCTGAAGTACCACTACCACGACGAACAGGAGGAGGCGTTCTACGTCCTCTCCGGGACGTTGGTCGTGGAGACCCCCGACGGGGAGTACACCGTCGAGTCGGGGTCGCTGTTTGCGGTGACGCCGGAGTCGCCCCACCGGGCGCACAACCCTGCGGACGCCGACGCGGCGGTCGAGGTGCTGGCGATGGGCGCGCCCGCCGACGAGGGGAACGTCTACCCGTACGATCCCGACGACGGGGGGAGCTGA
- the upp gene encoding uracil phosphoribosyltransferase encodes MPIEDRDDAYLITHALAKDTLSRLRDVETEQVAFRKGLVKLGRICGYEIIDGAMETEYVGVETPLTETTGERVRGLGDVVIINILRAATPFVEGLLKAFPRAKQGVISAGRDEEAGMDEEGGFPITIDYVKLPEIGAEDTVIVADPMLATGSTMTAVLDHVLGAADADPADLFVLSAVSAPDGLLRVGEEFPQADLMTVAIDDYLDDDGYIIPGLGDAGDRAFGTK; translated from the coding sequence ATGCCGATCGAGGACCGCGACGACGCGTACCTGATCACCCACGCCTTAGCGAAGGACACCCTCTCGCGGCTCCGGGACGTCGAAACCGAGCAGGTCGCGTTCCGGAAGGGGCTGGTGAAGCTCGGCCGGATCTGCGGCTACGAGATCATTGACGGCGCGATGGAGACCGAGTACGTCGGCGTCGAGACGCCGCTGACCGAGACCACCGGCGAGCGGGTCCGCGGCCTCGGCGACGTCGTCATCATCAACATCCTGCGGGCGGCGACGCCGTTCGTCGAGGGGCTGCTGAAGGCGTTTCCCCGGGCGAAACAGGGCGTCATCAGCGCCGGCCGCGACGAGGAGGCCGGGATGGACGAGGAGGGCGGGTTCCCGATCACCATCGACTACGTGAAGCTCCCGGAGATCGGCGCCGAGGACACCGTGATCGTGGCGGACCCGATGCTCGCAACCGGGTCGACGATGACGGCGGTCCTGGATCACGTGCTCGGTGCCGCCGACGCCGACCCCGCGGACCTGTTCGTGCTGTCGGCGGTCTCGGCGCCGGACGGGCTGCTCCGGGTCGGCGAGGAGTTTCCGCAGGCGGACCTCATGACGGTCGCCATCGACGACTACCTCGACGACGACGGCTACATCATCCCCGGGCTGGGCGACGCCGGGGATCGGGCGTTCGGGACGAAGTAG
- a CDS encoding DUF7569 family protein — protein MAGTEPCDGCGTPTEDPLARTVQLRVDRSEVDSQRLCPECFADWIERYRTRMQPGSDESAVDTDADIIVD, from the coding sequence ATGGCCGGAACCGAGCCCTGCGACGGCTGCGGCACGCCGACGGAAGACCCCCTCGCGCGGACGGTCCAGCTCCGGGTCGACCGCTCGGAGGTCGACAGCCAGCGGCTGTGTCCCGAGTGTTTCGCCGACTGGATCGAGCGGTACCGGACGCGGATGCAGCCCGGAAGCGACGAGTCCGCGGTCGACACCGACGCCGACATCATCGTCGATTGA
- a CDS encoding PIN domain-containing protein, whose product MNLLELWSVLARKKAFERDRIERIEDRIARKTTVVFPDASDIVTANSRQREALLYPLDAIILGTAESVDCPLVSFGGELRDHDAVEPSELLDGYVTARSSPGRWWRF is encoded by the coding sequence GTGAACCTGCTGGAGTTGTGGAGCGTCCTCGCGAGGAAGAAGGCGTTCGAGCGAGACAGGATTGAGCGCATCGAGGACCGGATCGCCCGGAAGACGACAGTCGTCTTTCCGGACGCCTCCGACATCGTGACGGCGAACTCCCGTCAGCGTGAGGCTCTGCTCTATCCACTCGACGCGATCATCCTCGGCACAGCCGAGTCCGTCGACTGTCCACTCGTCTCCTTCGGCGGCGAACTACGCGATCACGACGCTGTGGAGCCGTCCGAGCTGCTCGATGGGTATGTCACCGCTCGATCGTCGCCCGGCCGCTGGTGGCGCTTCTGA
- a CDS encoding YigZ family protein, translated as MSDPAADPGAPESFRTVDGPGEAAFEVRGSEFIGHVAPAADVADAESLLESVRSRHPDATHHVPAYRVPADEAGGGGSNGVTGSDTPDGPAGGAPMLREYHSDDGEPTGSAGKPALNVLLQRDLRNVASVVVRYYGGTNLGVGGLARAYARAVTDAVDDAGVVEAVPHERFQVTVEYDDSGTVRGLLESAGVEFEAAYEAEVSFAVRAPVGEAAALRDRIRSATSGRATIER; from the coding sequence GTGAGCGACCCAGCCGCGGATCCCGGCGCCCCGGAGTCCTTCCGGACGGTCGACGGCCCGGGCGAGGCGGCCTTCGAGGTCCGCGGCTCGGAGTTCATCGGCCACGTCGCCCCCGCGGCCGACGTCGCGGACGCCGAATCCCTGCTTGAGTCGGTCCGCTCGCGACACCCCGACGCGACCCACCACGTCCCCGCCTATCGCGTGCCCGCCGACGAGGCGGGCGGTGGCGGCTCGAACGGAGTTACGGGCAGTGACACCCCTGACGGACCCGCGGGCGGCGCTCCGATGCTCCGGGAGTACCACTCGGACGACGGCGAACCCACGGGATCGGCGGGCAAACCCGCGCTGAACGTTCTCCTCCAGCGCGACCTCCGGAACGTCGCGAGCGTCGTGGTCCGGTACTACGGCGGGACTAACCTCGGGGTCGGGGGGCTGGCCCGCGCGTACGCCAGGGCCGTCACCGACGCTGTCGACGACGCAGGCGTGGTCGAGGCCGTTCCCCACGAGCGGTTCCAGGTCACGGTCGAATACGACGATTCCGGGACCGTCCGCGGGCTGCTTGAGAGCGCCGGCGTCGAATTCGAGGCCGCCTACGAGGCGGAGGTCTCCTTCGCGGTCCGGGCGCCGGTCGGCGAGGCCGCGGCACTCCGCGACCGGATCAGAAGCGCCACCAGCGGCCGGGCGACGATCGAGCGGTGA
- a CDS encoding amino acid-binding protein: MFDEIMGKFEGSPSQQAVIRLLLERGFSVNDDGRVVSGGIEIPNTGIAREIDVDRRVVDSTTTAILEDDELRRIFQNISSIPSLMDLAPVLDLSVLTIDPNDAERPGIVAEVTGLLADREISIRQTVTEDPEFTDDPLLYVVTDEPIPGDLLNELSDLDFVRRISIA; the protein is encoded by the coding sequence ATGTTCGACGAAATAATGGGCAAGTTCGAGGGGAGCCCGAGCCAGCAGGCGGTCATCCGCCTGCTCTTGGAGCGCGGCTTCTCGGTCAACGACGACGGCCGAGTCGTCTCCGGCGGCATCGAGATCCCGAACACGGGGATCGCCCGCGAGATCGACGTCGACCGCCGGGTCGTCGACTCGACGACCACCGCGATCCTGGAGGACGACGAACTCAGGCGGATCTTCCAGAACATCTCCTCGATCCCGAGTCTGATGGACCTCGCGCCCGTTCTCGATCTCTCGGTGTTGACGATCGACCCCAACGACGCCGAACGACCCGGCATCGTCGCGGAGGTGACCGGGCTGCTCGCCGACCGGGAAATCTCCATCCGGCAGACGGTCACCGAGGACCCCGAGTTCACCGACGATCCCCTGCTGTACGTCGTCACCGACGAGCCGATCCCGGGCGACCTGCTGAACGAACTCTCCGATCTCGACTTCGTCCGGCGGATCAGCATCGCGTAG